One Dioscorea cayenensis subsp. rotundata cultivar TDr96_F1 chromosome 19, TDr96_F1_v2_PseudoChromosome.rev07_lg8_w22 25.fasta, whole genome shotgun sequence genomic window, CCGACGAGCGCTTTGAAGATGATGACCCCGTACGAGGCGTTGACTGGCCGGGAACCCAGTGTTGAACATCTCAGAGTTTTTGGGTGTGTCTGTTTTATCCTGGTTGACCAGCAGAAAAGGATGAAGATAGATGCCAAGTCAACTAAACGAATTTTCATTGGCTATTGCGAAGATTCAAAGGCGTATAGATGCCTTGATCCTGTGACGAGAAAGGTCCACGTAAGTTGGGAGATCACCTTTTTTTGCAAAAATGAAATGGGATTGGACGAAAGATGCTGACTCGGATGTGCAGAACTTTGCACCCCCTGCTGAGTTGAATGGCGTTTTCAGTTATAAATGAACCCATTCTTTCTTAATCGTCCATTTCTCCTGATGAACGGACAGAAGATTCACATGACTTATCTCATTCTCCGGTCAATGGTAGCCAGAGAGTATTGCCATCCCCACCTTCGTCTCCGACTCCAGTGAGGCATAAAGAACTCACAGACATTTATAATTACTCTTTTGCCTCAACTGCTGCAAATCAAACCCAATTTGAAGAAGCATCAAAATATGAAGAGTAGCTGgttgatgcagcggtatactcgaactgttgattcgcgcacaaatacccagtacaagtcttcaaaacctgttgatcaaagatagccaggaattggaaaagagagtaaattttattactcaagagaataactattacaaaactgatCATACTCacgcccataggcttacattaaatagaaaaaaatcaaagatatgaaaataatcctaaaagggagataattcaaaaatatacctaaaaaatggtaaattttcaaataccggcaagaaataaaagagttaacaaaataaatgctaacgccataaacggcttacaaatatgagatttctagccaaattaatagcgaaatcaattattactaaaattagcaaaatcagggttttcgaggcctaaacaatggaatttggccgaaatcatgcatgactcacgagtttgcaCGGCAAACTGGTGACTTGTGTTcgttggcccgtttcccatcagactaggcccaagaaacccaaaaactccaccgcccggtgaattactaaaatacccttcagtcacttcgagtcccacttccgcatgaacgcgcatgccatctcctcaatacggccCGCATCACTGGTAGCCATGAAAGAAGAGATGGAGGTTGTTCATAAAAACCAAACCTGGGAACTTACTCAATTACCAGAAGGGAAGAATGCCATTAGTCTCAAATGGATTTACAAGACAAAATTCAATCCAGATGGGTCAGTTCTTAGGAAGAAGGCTAGGATTGTTGCCAAAGGGTTTGCACAACAAGAGGGCATTGATTTTTCTGAAGTTTACTCATCGGTGGCTCGGATGGAGACCATCCGTGTATTCTTCGCTATCGGTGCACAAAGAAACTGGTGTATTTTTCAGTTAGATGTCAAGACAGCATTTCTAAACGGAGAATTAGCTGAAGAAGTTTATGTAAGGCAACCTAAAGGGTTTATAGTCAATGGGAAGGAACAATATGTATACAAGCTTTGAAAGGCCCTCTATGGTCTAGGCCAAGCTCCCAAAGCTTGGTACTGTCATATAGATCAACAATTTCAACAAATGGGGTTTGTTCAAAGCAAGAATGAACCCACTGTCTACAAGAAAGTAAGAAGAAATTCAGATAGTTTGCTCCTTTGCATCTATGTAGATGACATCATCTATATGGGCTCGTCTCAAGACATGTTATCTGACTTCAAGGAAGAAATGCTGAAGACCTTTGAGATGTCTGATATGGGACCGATCAAATACTTCCTTGGTTTGGAGGTAAAACAATCTAATGGAACCTTGTTTGTCTCTCAGCAGAAATATTGTGAGGGCCTGCTCAGAAGATCTGGAATGCTGAATGTAGAGCAATTTCAACTGCTATGAACACCAATGAAAAGCTCTCTCAGGATGATGGATCAGAGAATGCTGATCCCACTCGCTATAGAAGGTTGGTTGGCAGTCTCTTATATCTCACCCACACTAGACCAAACTTGGTGTATGCTGTTGGGATAGTGTCTCGCTTCATGCAATCCCTAATCTCCCATCACATGGGAGCTGTGAAGAGAATTCTGCATTATCTGTCCTGAACTATGAGCCATGGCCTAATGTATTCTCATTCTGATGAACTGTGCCTTCAAGGCTTTACTAACAGCGATTGGGGTGGCTCACCAGACAATCGAAGAAGCACGATGGGATGGTGTTTTTCACTTGGCTCTGCTGGTGTAGCTTGGTGCTCCAAAAAACAATTGATCACAGCTTTATCAAGCACAGAAGCTGAGTACATTTCTGCTATCTCTGCTGCCTGTGAGGCTGTTTGGCTCTGGTGTTTGTTAACTAATTTTAGAGTTGAGCTATTTGGACCAACTATCATTCAGTGTGATAACAAATCAGCCATCTCTATCACACAAAACCTATCCATGCATGGTTGAACGAAGCATATTGACACTAGATTTCATTTTATCAGGGACTTGGTGAGAAATGGTGAAATTAATGTTGTTTACTGCCACACTAACGAGCAAGTAGCAGATGTGTTCACTAAGGCCCTACCGAACCACAAGTTTGAGTTCTTCTGACATGCTCTGGGAGTCACAACCTTCTTCTGAGTACGGCGAGGATGTTGAAGATGATGGTGATTCTACTCAGAAGAATGTAAGGGCTGTCTTGTTGGCTATGCTTGGTTGACCTTGTAGTAGAGTCAGCTATGTGTACCGGGTCATTAAGTTTTGTATGCGGATTGGACTAGAGCATATCTAGTCTGAGAAGCTGATTGGACACTGTTGTTCACCGTTTGCCTTTTTGTAAAGCTTGTCAGCATCCTTGATGTAAAGCTAGCTATGTTTACCTTTATATTCAGTTGTTCTAAGTTAATCAGTAAGGAAGTATCAACATTGAGGTAGTTAACTCTACTTGAGTGTTGTTCCTTTCTTCATTTGTGTTGTTGTGTGTAATGCAGGATTGTTAGAAGAGATCCTGTGTTCATCCACCTTGTATTATCAGTCTCCCTCTTGAACAAATAACTCGCCACACAAGAAATTCATGTCTCATATAGGGACTCATCAGAAGGATTAGATAGAGCAAACAATCGGCATTCAAAGGAATCTACCTTAAAGGGAAAAGAGCAAAACGCAATAGGCAATATTCAATTCATTTCCTTGACTTTTTAAATAACACATTCATTGACCATTAATAAACTACCATATGACTTTTCATGGAATGAATTTAAGAGTGTATAAAAGCAAAGAGTCAGATCATTCATAATTAGGCCTGCCTTACTTCATGGAATGAATTTAGTTCCTTGAAACGTAGTGGCATCAATATGGTCACCAGAGACGAGACAAATTTTACTAAGATACCAAggcaattttttaattaataaatgaatattttaatgattacaATTTAGAATGATAAAACAATTAGTCACTTTATTAGGATATACAAGACAAAAAcagtgtctttttttttaaaaaatatttaacttatttcatgatatataaagtaaatgtttatttttattcataggACTCGAACATTACACCATAGAGACATAGATGACTTTAAACTAGAATATTTGTTGATCTTGCTAGGAGGAGCAGCGGTAATTTTTTGTGAAGAACAATGCCAAATATTTCTGTCATGTCAATA contains:
- the LOC120283974 gene encoding uncharacterized mitochondrial protein AtMg00810-like — protein: MGFVQSKNEPTVYKKVRRNSDSLLLCIYVDDIIYMGSSQDMLSDFKEEMLKTFEMSDMGPIKYFLGLEDDGSENADPTRYRRLVGSLLYLTHTRPNLVYAVGIVSRFMQSLISHHMGAVKRILHYLS